The region ACGTATTTCGTTGCTATAGTTTGCAGCAAAATAAGTGCTGTCGATTTGCACTGCCTGAACCGAGAACAACGGGAGAGTTTTTTATGAGAAATGTAACCGTCGCCGCAACGCAAATGGCGTGTAGCTGGGATCTGGATAAGAACATTCAAAACGCTGAACGTCTGGTGCGTGAAGCGCACAGCAAAGGCGCGCAGGTGATCCTGATTCAGGAGCTGTTCGCCGCCCCTTACTTCTGTATCGATCAAAGCCCGGAACACTACGCACTGGCGCAGGAAGTAGCGAATAGCCCCCTGATCAAGCACTTCTCCGCATTGGCTAAAGAGCTGGAAGTGGTGCTGCCGCTGAGCCTGTTTGAAAAGTGCAACAACGCCTATTACAACTCGCTGGTGATGATTGACGCCGACGGCAGCGTGCTCGACACCTACCGTAAAACCCATATTCCGAATGGCCCGGCGTACCAGGAAAAACAGTTCTTTATCCCTGGCGACACCGGTTTCAAAGTGTGGAACACCCGCTATGCGAAAATCGGCGTCGGCATCTGCTGGGATCAGTGGTTCCCGGAAACC is a window of Enterobacter sp. R4-368 DNA encoding:
- the aguB gene encoding N-carbamoylputrescine amidase, whose amino-acid sequence is MRNVTVAATQMACSWDLDKNIQNAERLVREAHSKGAQVILIQELFAAPYFCIDQSPEHYALAQEVANSPLIKHFSALAKELEVVLPLSLFEKCNNAYYNSLVMIDADGSVLDTYRKTHIPNGPAYQEKQFFIPGDTGFKVWNTRYAKIGVGICWDQWFPETARVLALQGAEIIFYPTAIGSEPAYPDIDSQPHWTRVQQGHAAANVIPVIASNRIGTETSKYIEGLEMTFYGSSFIADQTGALVEQANKTDEAVLVHTFDLDAIAAQRAAWGLFRDRRPNMYSAIATSDGSVRS